The following are from one region of the Hyphomicrobium album genome:
- a CDS encoding class I SAM-dependent methyltransferase, protein MSKLYASSIHKAGIRPGDTVLVVCGGPYDRAVLLNAGIDNAVISNVDFHDDVTDYKPFEWQRQDAEALTLADACFDWCVVHAGLHHCASPHRALCEMMRVARKGVVVIESRDSALLRFTARLGLAATYELEPAALSDGRYGGYRNTHIPNYVFRWTEREVEKTVRAYAPHEKPVIEYSYGYAIPLQRLSMSKRPFLRLLGQIAALATGFAEVVFPRQGNLFSFVIRRGGELQPWLRTAADGPQVDMDFILRIYDPAKYSRPPAKVGGDPTQGD, encoded by the coding sequence GTGTCCAAGCTCTACGCCAGCTCGATCCACAAAGCAGGGATAAGGCCAGGCGATACCGTGCTCGTAGTTTGCGGCGGTCCCTATGATCGGGCCGTCCTGTTGAACGCAGGCATCGACAACGCCGTCATCTCAAATGTTGATTTCCATGACGACGTCACGGACTACAAGCCTTTCGAATGGCAACGGCAGGATGCTGAAGCGCTGACGCTCGCTGATGCCTGCTTTGATTGGTGCGTAGTCCACGCCGGCCTTCACCATTGTGCGAGCCCTCACCGCGCTCTGTGTGAAATGATGCGCGTGGCCCGAAAAGGCGTCGTGGTTATTGAATCTCGCGATAGCGCATTGTTGCGTTTCACTGCACGCCTTGGATTAGCGGCGACCTATGAGCTTGAGCCGGCTGCTCTCAGCGATGGCCGGTATGGCGGATATCGCAATACCCACATCCCCAACTACGTTTTTCGGTGGACGGAGCGCGAGGTTGAGAAGACGGTGCGCGCTTACGCTCCGCACGAGAAGCCGGTCATCGAATACTCTTACGGCTATGCGATTCCCTTGCAGCGGCTCTCAATGTCAAAACGACCTTTCTTGAGGTTGCTTGGACAGATCGCCGCTTTAGCCACCGGCTTCGCCGAAGTCGTGTTCCCCCGACAGGGCAACCTGTTTTCGTTCGTAATCAGGAGGGGAGGAGAATTGCAGCCTTGGTTGCGCACGGCAGCAGACGGCCCACAAGTGGATATGGACTTCATCCTCAGGATATACGACCCCGCCAAGTATAGTCGCCCGCCGGCAAAGGTTGGTGGCGACCCCACACAAGGGGACTAG
- a CDS encoding DUF3108 domain-containing protein has product MLLLFANGASLARDLKILPDSVEAHYRIDFTVLGNIGKFHFKSDLSDGRYTLNADAKVSATVFSYKAQMTSAGMLRADSVLPSAHSYGYKQKALLGKKKQRTTNIAFNATGASEVTFVPPDAPSSRAVPVLPAHLRDVLDPLSAVMSLSLGNLAKPCDRRLAIYDGKQRFDVVFTPLRRAGSDHVCRVRLVPISGHKPGEGPASVVTGTIELVMRPVPKANVVIPLRVTVPTTVGTAVLGAEQIAITMPNQPRYTLSGI; this is encoded by the coding sequence GTGCTTCTTCTCTTCGCCAATGGGGCATCGCTTGCCCGCGACCTGAAGATCCTGCCCGACAGTGTCGAGGCCCACTACCGCATCGACTTTACTGTTCTTGGCAATATCGGAAAGTTTCACTTCAAGTCGGATCTGTCCGACGGCAGATACACGCTCAACGCCGACGCGAAGGTGAGCGCGACTGTCTTCAGTTACAAAGCCCAAATGACCAGTGCCGGCATGTTAAGGGCTGACAGCGTCCTGCCTTCTGCCCATTCCTACGGCTACAAGCAGAAGGCGCTGCTTGGAAAGAAAAAGCAGAGAACCACGAACATCGCCTTCAATGCGACTGGCGCAAGCGAGGTGACGTTCGTGCCGCCCGACGCGCCATCAAGCCGGGCGGTGCCGGTTCTTCCGGCTCACCTACGCGATGTACTCGACCCGCTGAGTGCGGTGATGTCACTGTCGCTCGGCAACCTAGCCAAGCCGTGCGACCGGCGCTTGGCGATCTACGACGGCAAGCAACGGTTCGATGTCGTTTTCACTCCGCTGCGCCGCGCCGGCTCCGACCACGTCTGCCGCGTGCGCCTGGTACCGATCTCGGGTCACAAGCCCGGCGAGGGACCCGCCTCGGTCGTCACCGGCACGATCGAGCTCGTCATGCGACCGGTCCCCAAGGCCAACGTCGTCATTCCTTTGCGCGTGACGGTGCCAACCACCGTAGGTACAGCTGTGCTCGGTGCCGAACAGATCGCTATCACGATGCCGAACCAGCCGCGCTACACCCTGTCCGGGATTTAG